In the Candidatus Baltobacteraceae bacterium genome, one interval contains:
- a CDS encoding prepilin-type N-terminal cleavage/methylation domain-containing protein, with amino-acid sequence MRRCPRSSERGFTLVEVLVATGLWIVLGGTLLFVTQGLLGAARAGAAQQRAYVALTQLIETLDAESSSALAIFVPPRDVLGTNNADGHELDFYSRDALRNGRFWAYRFDRQASTLQRYTYSAPGSVATPSDPPLRGIASFATTRKSASSLSSPFANGYVTRDVAVNFNYPSVNGGNAIVAVNFGDHRDTFTLELLPGTMTSGFAVIVSTFTPTPAPTATSAPSAPAPAPSPTVPGAEYLYATTYQNPDTETTYWADVMEYLNPPGIWYNAGASVPVIGVLVGQTVYINTSCDSGISGNQFVYASELRDVNVTDPSGSYYFQCAFTPTIAGWLSFGYWNSIGSPVQSLETILVGGYSGPFNNDVFPPPAQPGSPGGS; translated from the coding sequence ATGCGACGGTGCCCACGCTCGAGCGAACGGGGCTTCACGCTCGTCGAAGTCCTGGTCGCAACCGGTCTTTGGATCGTGCTCGGCGGGACCTTGTTGTTCGTGACGCAAGGGTTGCTCGGCGCTGCGCGCGCGGGCGCGGCCCAGCAACGCGCATACGTCGCGTTGACTCAATTGATCGAGACGCTCGATGCCGAATCGAGCTCAGCCCTCGCGATCTTCGTACCGCCGCGCGATGTGCTCGGGACGAACAATGCGGATGGCCACGAGCTCGATTTTTACTCACGCGATGCCCTTCGCAACGGGCGTTTCTGGGCGTACCGCTTTGACCGGCAGGCGAGCACGCTCCAGCGCTACACGTATTCGGCGCCCGGATCGGTTGCGACGCCGAGCGATCCACCGCTGCGCGGCATCGCTTCGTTCGCGACGACGCGAAAATCCGCCAGCTCTCTGAGCTCCCCTTTCGCAAACGGCTACGTGACACGCGACGTCGCGGTCAATTTCAACTATCCGAGCGTCAATGGCGGAAACGCGATCGTCGCCGTTAACTTCGGCGATCACCGCGACACATTCACGCTCGAGCTTCTGCCCGGGACGATGACATCAGGGTTCGCCGTGATCGTTTCAACGTTTACTCCGACACCGGCGCCGACCGCAACGTCCGCACCGAGTGCTCCGGCGCCGGCCCCGTCGCCGACCGTTCCCGGTGCCGAATATCTCTATGCGACGACCTATCAAAACCCCGATACGGAAACGACGTATTGGGCCGACGTCATGGAGTATCTCAATCCGCCCGGCATTTGGTACAACGCCGGAGCGAGCGTTCCGGTGATCGGCGTTTTGGTCGGACAGACCGTATACATCAACACCAGCTGCGACAGCGGTATTTCGGGGAATCAATTCGTCTACGCATCCGAGCTACGCGACGTCAACGTCACCGATCCGTCCGGCTCGTATTATTTCCAGTGCGCATTCACGCCGACGATCGCCGGATGGCTGAGCTTCGGCTACTGGAACTCGATCGGTTCGCCCGTCCAGTCGCTCGAAACGATTTTGGTCGGTGGCTACAGCGGCCCGTTCAACAACGACGTCTTTCCGCCGCCGGCGCAACCCGGCAGTCCCGGCGGCAGCTAG
- a CDS encoding outer membrane beta-barrel protein encodes MRRVMIGTFMLAALIAVSFAATSAQTAPATAASPAASPAASPSPTATPTPPWSLSGFGDVTYTRPLPTGGTFVFTNGAPDRVFDGISGINTKAPNQTDFVPNNLNFNLRKNTSQGLGGDVEFSLGSDANVIASYGGAAGTYTDITQANLYYALGPLTLTAGKFETLAGYEVIENPNNNQISRSILFGYAINFTNTGLRLQYAPPHWTFTAGVNYGWDQIIQTQGLGTFEGGIAWNPSSIFSVSGDLYSGSEPSALTPYPNGGTIAPKPSNTAMYAYGFGTITGTIYGTRTLVDVVGHWNPSSVLNFGVNYDTAQQTNDQLFTSTGAVTTNLAGAPILATAKWNGVAGYGVWNATSHLTFSGRYESFNDTNGVRTGFAQTWNEATATVQFVPQFAPNWKARLEYRDDWSNQPVFARYTSPLGTAASNNSSIAAEVLFTWP; translated from the coding sequence TTGCGAAGAGTCATGATCGGGACGTTTATGCTCGCGGCGCTCATCGCCGTGTCGTTCGCAGCCACGTCTGCGCAAACGGCACCGGCGACGGCCGCATCACCGGCAGCGTCTCCCGCCGCATCGCCCTCGCCGACTGCGACACCGACTCCGCCCTGGAGCCTTTCCGGATTCGGCGACGTTACGTACACAAGGCCGCTTCCGACCGGAGGCACGTTCGTGTTCACGAACGGCGCACCGGACCGCGTTTTCGACGGCATTAGCGGTATCAACACGAAAGCGCCAAACCAGACGGACTTCGTCCCGAACAACCTCAACTTCAACCTGCGCAAGAATACGTCGCAAGGGCTGGGCGGCGACGTCGAATTCAGCCTTGGCTCGGATGCGAATGTGATCGCATCCTATGGCGGCGCTGCCGGCACATACACGGACATCACGCAAGCGAATCTCTATTACGCTCTAGGTCCGTTGACGCTGACCGCGGGCAAATTCGAAACACTGGCGGGTTACGAAGTCATCGAGAACCCCAACAACAATCAAATATCGCGCTCGATCTTGTTCGGATACGCGATTAATTTCACCAATACAGGACTTCGCTTGCAGTACGCGCCGCCGCACTGGACGTTTACGGCCGGCGTTAACTATGGCTGGGACCAGATCATTCAGACACAGGGGCTCGGGACGTTCGAGGGCGGCATCGCATGGAACCCGTCCTCGATCTTCTCCGTAAGCGGCGACCTGTACAGCGGTTCGGAGCCGTCGGCGCTGACGCCCTATCCGAACGGTGGAACGATCGCACCCAAACCATCCAACACGGCGATGTACGCCTATGGCTTCGGAACGATCACCGGAACGATTTACGGGACGCGTACGCTCGTTGACGTCGTCGGACACTGGAACCCCAGCAGTGTGCTGAACTTCGGCGTGAACTACGATACGGCACAACAGACAAACGATCAGCTCTTCACCAGCACGGGCGCGGTTACGACCAATCTGGCCGGCGCTCCGATTCTCGCAACGGCGAAGTGGAACGGCGTCGCAGGGTATGGCGTTTGGAACGCGACTTCGCACCTCACGTTCTCGGGACGTTACGAATCCTTCAACGACACGAACGGCGTGCGGACCGGCTTCGCGCAAACCTGGAACGAAGCCACTGCTACCGTTCAGTTCGTGCCGCAGTTCGCACCCAACTGGAAAGCGCGACTCGAGTATCGCGACGACTGGTCGAATCAACCCGTCTTCGCACGCTATACGTCACCGCTCGGAACGGCGGCGTCCAACAACAGCTCGATCGCAGCCGAGGTGCTGTTCACCTGGCCCTAA
- a CDS encoding fumarylacetoacetate hydrolase family protein — protein MGAILGELAVDEEANEPLLAPIDPMQEVWASGVTYVRSREARKAESNVADIYERVYDAERPELFLKCIGWRAVGTNGTVRIRKDSTWSVPEPELVLVINRFGEIVGYTAGNDVSSRNIEGENPLYLPQAKVYDGSCSVGPAIVLAQADELGDVTIGLGIKRNDNEIFSGTASTSQMKRAFPDLARYLLSEYEVPQGVLLMTGTGIVPPDDFSLAIGDRVRVNVGPLSLVNTVAG, from the coding sequence ATGGGCGCGATCCTCGGCGAGCTTGCGGTGGACGAAGAAGCGAACGAACCGCTCTTGGCGCCGATCGACCCGATGCAAGAAGTCTGGGCAAGCGGGGTTACGTACGTGCGCAGCCGCGAAGCTCGCAAGGCAGAGTCAAACGTCGCCGACATCTACGAGCGCGTGTACGATGCGGAGCGTCCCGAGCTGTTTCTCAAGTGCATCGGCTGGCGGGCCGTCGGTACGAACGGCACGGTGCGCATTCGCAAGGACTCGACTTGGAGCGTCCCCGAGCCGGAGCTGGTCCTCGTGATCAATCGCTTCGGCGAGATCGTCGGCTACACGGCCGGGAACGACGTCAGCTCGCGCAACATCGAGGGCGAAAATCCGCTCTATCTACCGCAGGCTAAGGTGTACGACGGCTCGTGCAGCGTCGGTCCCGCGATCGTTCTGGCCCAAGCCGACGAGCTCGGCGACGTCACGATAGGCCTTGGCATCAAGCGGAATGACAACGAAATTTTCTCCGGGACGGCCTCGACGTCGCAGATGAAGCGAGCCTTCCCGGACCTGGCTCGCTATCTGCTCAGCGAGTATGAGGTCCCCCAAGGCGTGCTCCTCATGACGGGTACCGGGATCGTCCCGCCCGATGATTTCTCGCTCGCGATCGGCGACCGTGTCCGCGTGAACGTCGGCCCGCTCAGTCTGGTCAATACCGTAGCGGGCTGA
- a CDS encoding gamma-glutamyltransferase family protein produces the protein MSVARSTKGMVASPHALATAAGAAVLRAGGNAVDAAIATNGVLSVVYPQANGFGGDAFWMIYDPETADVVTYNGSGRAPRNLEAGDLRERGLSEMPARSGFAVTVPGAVRAWEDVLEAHGTRMLDALLAPAEQYARDGYVVSQTVAYYLELNATILEQCADAKALFLGRGVPRPGDVLHNPGLAKTIAQVRQGGADAFYEGSAGEAIVARLRAAGSPMDGEDLRSHRTQRTTPWRLAWREGEVLAHPPNSHGACAQMVLGALGNERSDDGLWAHMAIEAFKTAFDVRDSRFGDPDFVDLNENDIIGPRRLEAMRARIDPERVTAQFGSPHLPLRTDFGDTIAIVTADADGQAVSLIQSLYMNFGSGLVAGESGIVLQNRGAYFNLIAGHPNELHGGHRPVHTLAPAMYLRKGKPELVYGTMGGDGQPQIHVQILRGVFDRDLDVQAAVDAPRWIAGRPHVPGREDVMTDTVVVESRMPDAIVDGLTRRGHVVERLGAYDHTMGHAQAIRIDHTQGTFSGGADPRADSLALGV, from the coding sequence ATGTCCGTGGCTCGCTCGACGAAAGGAATGGTCGCGTCGCCGCACGCTCTCGCGACCGCTGCGGGTGCTGCCGTTTTGCGGGCGGGCGGTAACGCGGTCGATGCTGCGATTGCAACGAACGGCGTGCTCTCCGTCGTGTACCCGCAAGCCAACGGATTCGGTGGCGATGCGTTTTGGATGATCTACGATCCAGAGACCGCCGATGTCGTTACATATAACGGAAGCGGCCGCGCGCCGCGAAACCTCGAAGCCGGCGATTTGCGGGAGCGTGGCCTCTCGGAGATGCCGGCGCGTAGTGGGTTTGCGGTGACGGTTCCCGGCGCAGTGCGCGCATGGGAAGACGTGCTCGAAGCGCATGGAACACGCATGCTCGATGCGCTGTTGGCGCCGGCGGAACAATACGCGCGCGACGGCTATGTCGTCTCCCAGACGGTAGCGTACTATCTCGAGCTCAACGCGACCATTCTGGAGCAGTGCGCGGACGCGAAGGCCTTGTTCCTCGGCCGCGGTGTCCCGCGGCCCGGAGACGTCTTGCATAACCCGGGGCTTGCGAAGACGATCGCGCAGGTTCGGCAGGGCGGCGCGGACGCGTTTTACGAGGGTTCGGCGGGTGAAGCAATCGTCGCACGATTGCGAGCGGCGGGAAGTCCGATGGACGGAGAAGACCTTCGGAGCCATCGCACGCAGCGGACGACGCCGTGGCGTTTGGCGTGGCGTGAAGGCGAAGTCCTCGCGCATCCGCCTAATTCGCACGGGGCGTGCGCGCAAATGGTGCTGGGCGCGCTCGGGAACGAACGTAGCGACGATGGACTCTGGGCGCATATGGCGATCGAAGCGTTCAAGACTGCCTTCGATGTGCGAGACTCGCGGTTCGGCGATCCGGACTTCGTAGACCTGAACGAAAATGACATTATTGGTCCACGCCGTCTGGAGGCGATGCGGGCTCGCATCGATCCCGAACGCGTCACGGCCCAGTTCGGCTCGCCGCACTTACCTCTGCGTACGGACTTCGGTGACACGATTGCAATCGTCACCGCGGATGCTGACGGCCAAGCGGTTTCGTTAATTCAGAGCTTGTATATGAACTTCGGTTCGGGGTTGGTCGCCGGCGAATCCGGGATCGTGCTGCAGAATCGCGGCGCATATTTCAATCTCATCGCCGGACATCCAAACGAGCTGCACGGCGGCCACCGGCCGGTTCACACGCTCGCGCCCGCGATGTACCTGCGTAAGGGTAAACCGGAGCTAGTGTACGGGACGATGGGTGGCGATGGACAACCGCAGATCCACGTTCAGATTCTCCGCGGCGTCTTCGATCGCGATCTCGACGTGCAGGCAGCGGTCGACGCGCCGCGTTGGATTGCAGGCCGTCCGCATGTCCCGGGCCGGGAAGACGTCATGACTGACACAGTCGTCGTCGAATCACGCATGCCGGACGCGATCGTCGACGGGCTAACTCGGCGCGGTCACGTCGTCGAACGTTTAGGCGCATACGACCACACGATGGGACACGCGCAGGCAATTCGCATCGATCACACCCAAGGGACATTTTCCGGCGGTGCCGATCCGCGCGCTGATTCGCTGGCGCTGGGCGTATGA
- a CDS encoding gamma-glutamylcyclotransferase family protein, translating into MLYFAYGSNLSKSAMRSRAPGAEPVSAAVLPDHALVFESNEPQGAPDAYFANVRADAKFSVPGALYEIEARDLAALDAYEDVAHGVYERVVLSVARADGTRADAVVYRMNVARRARFGPPSPVQLEQIRAGYADWGLDLRVLEGLLDSIKPRIA; encoded by the coding sequence GTGCTGTATTTCGCTTACGGATCGAATCTATCGAAAAGCGCGATGCGTTCGCGTGCACCGGGCGCGGAGCCGGTGAGCGCGGCCGTTTTGCCGGATCACGCCCTCGTCTTTGAATCGAATGAGCCGCAAGGCGCGCCGGATGCGTACTTCGCCAACGTGCGCGCCGATGCGAAGTTCTCCGTTCCGGGCGCCTTGTATGAAATCGAAGCGCGCGACCTTGCCGCCCTGGACGCGTATGAAGACGTCGCGCATGGCGTCTACGAGCGCGTCGTGCTGAGTGTCGCACGCGCTGACGGAACGCGTGCGGATGCGGTCGTCTATCGCATGAACGTCGCGCGCCGCGCGCGCTTCGGGCCGCCTTCCCCCGTCCAACTCGAGCAGATACGCGCGGGTTATGCCGACTGGGGCTTGGATTTACGCGTCTTGGAAGGCTTGCTCGACTCCATCAAACCGAGGATCGCCTGA
- the meaB gene encoding methylmalonyl Co-A mutase-associated GTPase MeaB, whose translation MRAQPEATPGSIAPRKQRDLARAISKVENGHAEPDELLETVGPRDPALARLSVFGITGPPGAGKSTLVDRLIGKFRDQGKTVAVVAIDPSSPFTRGAVLGDRVRMQRHSSDGGVFIRSMASREGAGGIAPATREAVALIEAAGFDLCMIETVGVGQVELEIVAIADVVVVVTVPALGDSVQTIKAGLTEIADVFVVNMADRPGANATTVDLKHMLRESARDVPVLQTIASDGTGVDELVEALRQFEVRGAPNATRAVRFEVVRVAREGAARSARIALDSNEAADLLRDLEAGKIARREVVQAILGLMESSKPSKTRKSKPQSA comes from the coding sequence ATGCGCGCGCAGCCAGAGGCTACCCCCGGGTCCATAGCCCCGCGCAAGCAGCGCGATCTGGCGCGTGCTATTAGCAAGGTCGAAAACGGGCATGCTGAGCCGGACGAGCTGCTGGAGACAGTCGGCCCGCGCGATCCAGCCCTCGCCCGACTCTCCGTCTTTGGGATCACCGGTCCCCCAGGTGCCGGGAAATCGACCCTCGTCGACAGATTGATCGGAAAATTCCGCGACCAGGGCAAGACCGTCGCCGTCGTTGCTATCGATCCGTCCTCTCCGTTCACGCGGGGCGCCGTTCTCGGAGACCGCGTTCGAATGCAGCGCCACTCGAGCGATGGCGGTGTCTTCATACGAAGTATGGCTTCGCGCGAAGGCGCGGGCGGAATCGCGCCCGCGACGCGCGAGGCTGTCGCGCTGATCGAAGCAGCGGGGTTCGACTTGTGCATGATCGAGACGGTCGGCGTCGGGCAAGTTGAGCTCGAGATCGTCGCGATCGCCGATGTGGTCGTCGTCGTTACGGTCCCGGCACTCGGCGACAGCGTCCAGACGATCAAGGCCGGATTGACCGAAATCGCAGACGTTTTCGTCGTGAACATGGCCGACCGCCCCGGCGCGAACGCTACGACCGTCGACCTCAAGCACATGCTGCGCGAAAGCGCGCGCGACGTACCCGTGCTGCAAACGATCGCCAGCGACGGAACCGGCGTCGACGAGCTGGTCGAAGCTCTTCGTCAATTCGAAGTTCGCGGCGCACCCAATGCCACGCGCGCGGTACGGTTCGAAGTCGTTCGCGTTGCACGCGAAGGCGCGGCGCGTTCGGCGCGCATCGCGCTCGATTCAAACGAAGCTGCGGACTTGCTGCGTGATCTCGAAGCCGGGAAAATAGCACGGCGCGAAGTCGTTCAGGCGATCCTCGGTTTGATGGAGTCGAGCAAGCCTTCCAAGACGCGTAAATCCAAGCCCCAGTCGGCATAA
- a CDS encoding zinc-ribbon domain containing protein: MYTDESLTCTDCNAQFTFSAGEQEFFAAKGFQNKPNRCPDCRAARKAQRSSGGGGGGGGYSGGGYGGGGGRQREMFQAVCSQCGRTAEVPFQPRGDKPVYCRDCFQQRQSYR; this comes from the coding sequence ATGTACACTGATGAAAGTCTGACTTGCACGGATTGCAACGCACAATTTACTTTTAGCGCCGGAGAGCAAGAATTTTTCGCCGCTAAGGGATTCCAGAATAAACCCAATCGCTGCCCCGATTGCCGCGCTGCGCGTAAAGCACAACGCTCATCCGGCGGTGGCGGCGGCGGCGGCGGATATTCGGGCGGCGGATACGGCGGCGGTGGCGGCCGTCAACGCGAGATGTTCCAAGCTGTCTGCAGCCAATGCGGACGGACTGCGGAAGTCCCGTTCCAACCGCGCGGCGACAAGCCGGTTTATTGCCGCGACTGCTTCCAGCAGCGGCAATCCTATCGCTAA
- a CDS encoding GNAT family N-acetyltransferase, whose protein sequence is MITIAVLKKEPKVVAALAELLIDTVANGGNISFIHPVPPALAHSFWEDSLAAAQRGERVIFGAYDGDSLIGTTTLLYMWMPNQPHRAEIAKMMTSVQYRGQGIARALLQAAEQTAIESGRTLLTLDTAAEDGGAQFYERLGFARAGMIPGYALKPLGGFTGTIFYYKRIGK, encoded by the coding sequence GTGATCACAATTGCCGTCCTTAAGAAGGAGCCGAAGGTCGTTGCCGCTTTAGCGGAGCTTTTAATCGACACGGTCGCAAACGGTGGCAACATTAGCTTCATTCATCCCGTTCCGCCGGCTCTCGCGCACTCGTTTTGGGAAGATTCGCTTGCAGCCGCGCAGCGTGGCGAGCGCGTCATCTTCGGTGCATACGACGGCGATTCGCTCATCGGAACGACGACGCTTCTCTACATGTGGATGCCGAACCAACCGCACCGCGCAGAGATCGCGAAAATGATGACGAGCGTCCAATATCGCGGGCAAGGAATTGCACGCGCGCTACTTCAGGCTGCGGAGCAAACCGCTATCGAGAGCGGGCGTACGTTGCTGACACTGGACACGGCAGCCGAAGACGGCGGCGCACAATTTTACGAAAGGCTCGGATTTGCGCGCGCGGGCATGATTCCCGGCTACGCGCTCAAACCGCTCGGTGGATTCACAGGTACGATTTTCTATTACAAACGAATCGGCAAATGA
- a CDS encoding heme-binding protein: MIDESFVIRNNVKLSTKGSHVIVHAAEKEAARMGIPQCIAVVDEGGYLLAFSRMDGARVRSVEIAITKAASAATSKRPTEQEGGGDALASVRLALAARSSRLTGIKGGVPIVVDGQVIGAIGVSSGTSDEDHQVCQAGIAAFMDGAKR; this comes from the coding sequence ATGATAGACGAATCGTTCGTTATCCGCAACAACGTCAAGCTAAGCACAAAAGGCTCGCACGTCATCGTGCACGCCGCGGAGAAGGAAGCGGCCCGCATGGGGATACCACAATGCATAGCGGTCGTAGACGAAGGTGGCTATCTCCTGGCCTTTTCGCGAATGGACGGTGCACGTGTCCGCTCGGTCGAGATCGCGATCACAAAAGCCGCATCCGCCGCAACGAGCAAGCGCCCAACGGAACAAGAGGGGGGTGGGGACGCGCTAGCCTCAGTGCGCCTCGCGTTGGCCGCCCGTTCCAGCCGCCTGACGGGCATCAAGGGTGGCGTCCCCATTGTTGTCGACGGGCAAGTCATCGGCGCGATCGGCGTCTCATCTGGGACGTCCGATGAAGATCATCAGGTCTGCCAAGCCGGTATCGCCGCATTTATGGACGGAGCAAAACGCTGA